A single window of Chloracidobacterium thermophilum B DNA harbors:
- the dnaA gene encoding chromosomal replication initiator protein DnaA — protein MDDEKWTAFLREIERRINHESFSTWFKPVTLHACQGDTIYLRVPNRSYEDWITETYHEYVEEALKAVGCGGARLVFVYTESPEPKSANGLLDDESPKSGKDAFSFGVFDSELSEGLAGARIVDLEPLELPLNPKYTFDTFVVGSCNQFARAAAMAVADTPTRTYNPLFIYGGVGLGKTHLMHAIGHAIRNRDRHMRLVYISSEKFMNELINAIRYDKAQAFREKYRSIDVLLIDDIQFIAGKERTQEEFFHTFNALYDAQKQIVISSDCPPREIPTLEERLHSRFEWGLIADLQPPDLETKVAILKRKADLEKIDLSDNVALFIAGKIKSNIRELEGSLIRLVAYASLKQRPIDIELCKEVLNIEEEERPITIEMIQRVVSDHYGLRVADLKSKNNSRNIAVPRQVAMYLCKQLTNHSLPEIGRHFGNKHHTTVLHSCEKISRLYQTQNDFHRLINNLISSLK, from the coding sequence ATGGACGACGAAAAGTGGACTGCCTTTCTGAGGGAGATCGAAAGGCGTATCAACCACGAAAGCTTCAGCACGTGGTTCAAGCCGGTGACATTGCATGCCTGCCAGGGGGACACCATTTACCTCCGCGTTCCCAACCGAAGCTATGAGGACTGGATTACAGAGACCTACCATGAGTATGTCGAAGAAGCCCTGAAAGCCGTTGGATGCGGTGGGGCGCGCTTGGTGTTTGTCTATACGGAGTCACCTGAACCCAAGTCTGCCAACGGGTTGCTTGACGATGAGTCTCCCAAGTCAGGCAAAGATGCCTTTTCCTTTGGTGTCTTTGACAGCGAACTCTCCGAGGGGTTGGCGGGCGCACGCATTGTTGACCTTGAACCCCTCGAACTCCCGCTCAACCCAAAATACACCTTTGACACCTTTGTTGTCGGCTCGTGCAATCAGTTTGCGCGCGCCGCTGCCATGGCGGTAGCTGACACGCCGACCCGCACCTACAACCCCCTGTTCATCTATGGCGGCGTGGGGCTTGGCAAGACTCACCTGATGCACGCCATCGGTCATGCCATCCGCAACCGGGACCGCCACATGCGGTTGGTGTACATCTCCTCGGAAAAGTTCATGAACGAACTCATCAATGCCATCCGGTACGACAAAGCCCAGGCGTTCCGCGAGAAGTACCGGAGCATTGACGTGCTGCTGATTGACGATATTCAGTTCATTGCCGGCAAAGAACGCACCCAGGAAGAGTTCTTCCACACCTTCAACGCCCTCTACGATGCCCAGAAGCAGATTGTTATTTCCAGCGACTGCCCACCACGTGAAATCCCTACGCTGGAGGAGCGCCTTCACTCCCGTTTCGAGTGGGGACTTATTGCTGACCTTCAGCCGCCTGACTTGGAGACCAAGGTCGCCATTCTGAAACGCAAGGCTGATCTGGAAAAAATTGACCTGAGTGACAACGTGGCCCTGTTCATCGCCGGAAAAATCAAGTCGAACATCCGTGAGCTGGAAGGGTCACTCATCCGGCTGGTGGCATACGCCTCACTCAAGCAGCGCCCGATTGACATTGAGCTGTGCAAAGAGGTCCTCAACATTGAGGAAGAAGAACGCCCCATCACCATTGAAATGATCCAGCGGGTCGTCAGCGACCACTACGGGCTGCGGGTGGCTGACCTCAAATCCAAGAACAACTCACGCAATATCGCGGTGCCACGGCAAGTCGCCATGTACTTGTGCAAGCAGCTCACCAACCACAGCCTGCCTGAAATCGGACGCCACTTCGGCAACAAGCACCATACAACCGTGCTCCACAGTTGCGAGAAGATTTCCCGCCTCTACCAGACCCAAAACGATTTCCACAGGCTCATCAACAACCTAATTAGTTCATTGAAATAG
- a CDS encoding Ppx/GppA phosphatase family protein, producing the protein MELTLPAATRQSISPRPGSALHRVAAIDVGSNSIHLIIAEARPGERLRIIEREKDTVRLAAGLTETHHLTDEKIKAAVATLRRFTDLAHAHDVTAVLVVATSAIREAWNRDVFLQRVEQEIGLKVEILPGVEEARLIALAVAEVTDFQGERGLIIDVGGGSTEFILTDGQTPTYLASVKLGAVRLQEQFLSRQDPPSRAEIEALTTYIQSGLARTVREIQEAGGFQRVVGTSGTILALAAAKPDTHSLETKAPAPKKVAFTSFASELTYAELQALNRRLQRMPHKARRKLPGVDSRRADIIVAGGILLETIFRELGIQHLTTCEWSLREGVVINYLREQGWSLSHTPLSAGDIREHSILSVARRYAYEAGHAHHTAKLAEQIFDQTLPLHGLGMREREWLRYAALLHDIGYHIAHTSHHKHAMYLIRHAELPGFHPHEIAIIANLARYHRGSLPKRKHEDFTRLLPVHQETVTRLIPILRLADALDRRHGGKVKEVIVEMQDQSLQIVPISVDNTDISLEVWCAQQVLPIWATVFPGLKVEICPEQAAPAAMYR; encoded by the coding sequence TTGGAACTCACATTGCCTGCGGCTACCCGTCAAAGCATCTCACCTAGGCCGGGTTCAGCACTTCACCGCGTTGCGGCGATAGACGTTGGCTCAAACTCGATCCATCTCATCATTGCTGAAGCCCGTCCGGGAGAAAGACTGCGTATCATTGAACGGGAGAAAGACACCGTACGCCTGGCCGCCGGTCTTACCGAGACTCACCACCTGACGGATGAAAAAATCAAAGCTGCCGTCGCCACGCTCCGTCGTTTCACCGACCTGGCGCATGCGCACGACGTGACAGCCGTGTTAGTGGTGGCGACGAGCGCCATCCGGGAAGCCTGGAACCGGGACGTGTTCCTTCAGCGTGTTGAGCAGGAGATCGGGCTGAAAGTTGAGATTCTCCCCGGCGTCGAGGAAGCCCGTCTCATTGCTCTGGCGGTCGCTGAAGTTACCGATTTCCAGGGTGAACGCGGACTCATCATTGACGTCGGGGGCGGAAGCACCGAGTTCATTCTGACGGACGGCCAGACGCCAACCTATCTGGCCTCGGTCAAGCTGGGCGCAGTTCGTCTTCAGGAGCAGTTTCTGAGCCGGCAGGACCCACCTTCGCGCGCTGAAATTGAAGCCCTCACCACCTACATTCAGAGCGGCCTTGCCCGGACGGTACGTGAAATCCAGGAGGCCGGAGGTTTTCAGCGGGTCGTCGGAACCTCTGGAACCATCCTCGCCCTTGCCGCTGCCAAGCCCGATACACACTCCCTGGAAACAAAGGCCCCAGCGCCCAAGAAGGTCGCATTTACATCCTTTGCATCAGAACTGACCTACGCAGAGCTGCAAGCCCTCAACCGCCGTCTGCAACGGATGCCGCACAAAGCGCGACGCAAACTTCCCGGTGTGGACAGTCGCCGGGCTGACATCATCGTTGCCGGCGGCATCCTGCTGGAGACCATTTTCCGGGAACTGGGTATTCAACATCTGACTACCTGCGAGTGGTCGCTGCGGGAAGGAGTTGTCATCAACTACCTGCGTGAACAGGGCTGGTCGCTTTCCCATACGCCTCTGTCAGCCGGGGACATCCGGGAGCACAGTATTCTCTCCGTTGCCCGCCGGTATGCCTACGAAGCCGGCCACGCCCACCACACCGCCAAGCTTGCTGAGCAGATTTTCGACCAGACCCTGCCCCTCCACGGATTGGGCATGCGTGAACGGGAATGGCTTCGCTACGCGGCGCTGCTGCACGATATTGGCTACCACATCGCACACACAAGCCATCACAAACATGCGATGTACCTCATTCGTCACGCCGAGCTTCCCGGCTTCCATCCACACGAGATAGCCATCATTGCCAATCTGGCGCGCTACCACCGTGGCTCACTTCCAAAACGCAAGCACGAAGACTTCACCCGCCTTCTGCCGGTCCATCAGGAAACCGTCACCAGGCTGATTCCCATCCTGCGCCTCGCCGATGCCCTTGACCGTCGCCACGGCGGCAAAGTCAAGGAAGTCATTGTGGAGATGCAGGACCAGAGCCTGCAGATTGTGCCCATTTCCGTGGACAACACGGACATCAGCCTGGAAGTGTGGTGCGCCCAGCAGGTGCTGCCGATTTGGGCAACGGTCTTTCCCGGTTTGAAGGTCGAGATTTGCCCTGAGCAGGCGGCCCCTGCGGCTATGTACCGCTGA
- a CDS encoding carbonic anhydrase: MALAFVHPTAIAQSKSPAKPAVSQPAVTPEEKTPKSTPALTNEQLQADPEAALKVLLEGNRRFAAGETIHPRQDIARIRETAKGQKPFAIIIGCSDSRVPNEIVFDQGLGDLFIVRTAGQVSTYASWGSIEFAEEVLGAKLIFVLGHTKCGAVQAAVRVPEVPGHIVTLINDIKPAAQRVKGQPGDEVENAVRENVRMQVEKLKNLEPVLAKRFREGKLKIVGGVYDIDTGLITLVE; encoded by the coding sequence ATGGCGCTGGCCTTTGTTCATCCCACTGCCATTGCCCAGTCCAAGTCACCAGCAAAGCCGGCTGTCAGTCAGCCCGCTGTCACGCCAGAGGAAAAGACGCCCAAAAGCACACCGGCGCTGACAAATGAGCAACTTCAGGCCGACCCCGAAGCCGCCCTCAAGGTACTGCTCGAAGGCAATCGCCGCTTTGCCGCCGGCGAAACCATCCATCCCCGCCAGGACATTGCGCGGATTCGTGAAACGGCCAAAGGGCAAAAACCCTTTGCCATCATCATCGGCTGCTCTGATTCCCGGGTGCCCAACGAAATCGTCTTTGACCAGGGACTGGGCGACCTGTTCATCGTACGGACGGCCGGCCAGGTTTCAACCTACGCTTCGTGGGGAAGTATCGAGTTTGCTGAGGAAGTGCTTGGTGCCAAGCTCATCTTCGTGCTGGGGCACACGAAATGCGGCGCAGTGCAGGCGGCTGTCCGGGTGCCGGAGGTGCCAGGGCACATTGTCACCCTCATCAACGACATCAAGCCTGCTGCCCAGCGGGTCAAGGGCCAGCCCGGCGATGAAGTCGAAAACGCCGTCCGGGAAAACGTCCGCATGCAGGTCGAAAAGCTCAAAAATCTTGAGCCGGTTCTGGCCAAGCGGTTTCGTGAGGGCAAGCTCAAGATCGTCGGCGGCGTCTATGACATTGACACCGGTCTCATCACGCTCGTCGAGTAG
- a CDS encoding sodium-dependent bicarbonate transport family permease — protein sequence MNATQAMFLSLLSPMVLAFILGVIATRVKSDLKFPEDLYTALTIYLLVAIGLKGGYKLSISHLSDFWRPGLAAIALGVIIPIVSYYILRQLGKFNVWNAAAIAAHYGSVSAVTFGEAIAFHDTLKEEALRAAIEAGTVAAGTAADAPAALAVYQAQGLNYEGFMPSLLTIMEVPAILVAIIIARLQSREDSLDAGEGGTMGEVLRELLAGKSTLLLIGFLIVGYVSGKRGWEQVAPWFDTPFRGVLTLFLLEAGLVTGRRLEDLKKVGPFLVAFGILMPIASAVAGIFAGRLAGMTMAGATVLGVLAASASYIAAPAACRVALPKASPTYYLTASLAITFPFNIIVGLPLYHFIATRVYGL from the coding sequence ATGAACGCTACCCAAGCGATGTTCTTGAGCTTGTTGTCGCCAATGGTGCTCGCTTTCATCCTTGGCGTCATTGCCACCCGCGTCAAAAGCGACCTGAAATTTCCCGAAGACCTCTACACGGCGCTGACGATTTACCTTCTTGTCGCTATCGGTCTCAAGGGTGGCTACAAGCTTTCCATCAGTCACCTGAGCGACTTCTGGCGACCGGGCCTGGCAGCGATTGCGCTGGGAGTCATTATTCCGATAGTGAGTTATTACATCCTGCGGCAGCTAGGAAAGTTCAACGTCTGGAACGCGGCGGCCATCGCAGCCCACTATGGCTCGGTGTCCGCTGTGACCTTTGGCGAGGCCATTGCCTTCCACGACACGCTCAAGGAAGAAGCCTTGCGGGCAGCTATCGAAGCCGGCACCGTTGCCGCTGGGACGGCGGCCGATGCCCCGGCAGCTTTGGCGGTCTATCAGGCGCAGGGACTCAACTACGAAGGGTTCATGCCTTCGCTGTTAACCATCATGGAAGTTCCGGCCATTCTGGTGGCCATCATCATCGCCCGCCTGCAGAGTCGTGAGGATTCGCTGGACGCCGGGGAAGGCGGGACGATGGGCGAGGTTCTGCGGGAGTTGCTGGCCGGGAAAAGCACCCTGCTGCTCATTGGGTTTCTCATTGTTGGTTATGTTTCAGGGAAGCGCGGCTGGGAGCAGGTAGCCCCGTGGTTTGACACGCCATTCCGGGGCGTCCTGACCCTGTTCCTGCTTGAAGCCGGTCTCGTGACCGGGCGGCGTCTGGAAGACCTGAAGAAAGTCGGTCCGTTTCTCGTTGCCTTTGGCATTCTGATGCCCATTGCCAGCGCTGTGGCAGGCATCTTTGCCGGTCGGCTTGCGGGAATGACCATGGCGGGAGCGACGGTCTTGGGCGTTCTGGCCGCCAGCGCTTCATATATTGCCGCACCGGCGGCGTGTCGCGTCGCACTGCCAAAAGCCAGCCCGACCTACTACCTCACGGCCTCCCTGGCCATCACCTTTCCGTTCAACATTATTGTCGGGCTGCCGCTGTACCACTTCATTGCCACCAGGGTCTATGGGCTGTAG
- a CDS encoding P-II family nitrogen regulator, with translation MKTFEMKLVVIITEDELEPRLTKEILALGARGYTASRVHGEGWHGARKSEWEGENVRIETIVPEPVANSILAHIADRYLPHYATVVYMQTVSILRVEKFT, from the coding sequence ATGAAAACATTCGAGATGAAGCTCGTGGTGATTATTACCGAAGACGAGCTGGAGCCGCGTCTGACGAAGGAAATCCTGGCTCTGGGGGCGCGTGGCTATACGGCCAGCCGGGTGCATGGCGAGGGTTGGCACGGCGCGCGAAAGAGCGAGTGGGAAGGGGAGAACGTCCGCATCGAGACCATCGTGCCGGAGCCTGTTGCCAACAGCATTCTGGCACACATCGCCGATCGCTACCTGCCGCACTATGCCACCGTGGTTTACATGCAGACGGTGAGCATCCTGCGCGTTGAAAAGTTCACATAG
- a CDS encoding LabA-like NYN domain-containing protein — protein MASNDLRSSSSGSHLAHAPSNRGRVAIFIDGNNLFHAARSAGVEIDYAKLLAYLRGEDPLLRAFFYTGVDQQAERQQGFLLWMRRNGYRVVQKELKTFPDGTKKANLDVEIAVDMLSLADKYDTAILVSGDEDFTYALNVIAYKGVRVEVAGFRANTSPRLIDVADRFHELDAIVTDISKSPSKRDSQQTEALRPSGEWSISPDRPAEKPELSGATASPAETGSVEVPDEQPSQPPVSGGTGELVGKPTQPTETASSGTAPLETVPAVVEPPPVTVDNIVVGALQSGEHPVVMADEWEASELPAEAMPGSTLELSALVPSPELPETGRPEPGTEGDTVGSDTPGAEQSPKVGQR, from the coding sequence ATGGCATCCAATGATCTCCGGAGCAGTTCCTCCGGATCGCATCTCGCTCATGCTCCATCAAACCGTGGCCGGGTAGCGATCTTCATTGATGGCAATAACCTGTTTCACGCCGCGCGGTCGGCTGGCGTCGAAATAGACTACGCCAAGCTCCTTGCCTACCTCCGGGGGGAGGACCCGCTGCTGCGGGCCTTCTTTTATACCGGAGTGGACCAGCAGGCGGAGCGCCAGCAGGGGTTTCTGCTCTGGATGCGCCGCAACGGCTACCGTGTCGTACAGAAAGAACTCAAAACCTTCCCGGATGGCACCAAGAAAGCCAACCTCGATGTCGAAATTGCCGTGGATATGCTGTCACTGGCCGACAAGTACGACACGGCTATCCTCGTCAGCGGGGATGAAGACTTTACTTATGCCCTCAATGTGATTGCCTACAAGGGGGTACGGGTTGAGGTGGCTGGCTTCCGTGCCAACACTTCGCCGCGCCTGATTGACGTTGCCGACCGCTTTCACGAACTGGATGCCATCGTGACCGACATCAGCAAGTCTCCAAGCAAGCGGGACTCGCAACAGACAGAAGCTCTGCGTCCAAGTGGAGAGTGGTCAATTTCACCGGATCGCCCGGCTGAGAAACCCGAATTGAGTGGAGCCACGGCCTCTCCGGCAGAAACCGGCAGCGTTGAAGTACCTGATGAACAACCCAGTCAGCCACCGGTTTCAGGGGGCACGGGAGAACTTGTTGGAAAACCCACCCAGCCGACGGAAACGGCATCATCGGGAACAGCACCCCTGGAAACAGTGCCGGCGGTTGTCGAACCACCGCCTGTCACCGTGGACAATATCGTTGTGGGGGCGCTCCAGTCTGGCGAACATCCCGTCGTGATGGCTGATGAATGGGAGGCATCAGAACTACCAGCCGAAGCGATGCCCGGTTCTACCTTGGAGCTGTCGGCCCTTGTGCCTTCGCCGGAACTGCCCGAAACCGGTAGGCCGGAACCTGGCACCGAAGGCGATACGGTTGGCAGCGACACACCAGGAGCTGAGCAAAGCCCGAAGGTCGGGCAACGCTGA
- a CDS encoding acyl-CoA carboxylase subunit beta — MSLKTTMSQNLERLTAELRELEARLRLGGGEAKIERLHAQGKLTARERIAGLLDPGSPFLEIGLLVAYDRYDGQAPAAGVVTGIGRCHGREIVVVANDPTVKAGAWFPETITKMLRAQEVAMRCRVPIAYLVDSAGVNLPYQGGVFPGQYGAARLFYYNSLMRRHLRIPQLAAVMGQCIAGGAYLPALSDVIVMVEGTSFMGLGGVNLVRGATGQTSDPEALGGARMHTTVSGVAHYREPDDAACLARLRRLVAELPPPPPRAVSVTPARPPRRDPREAYQILPADHRLPYDVEALLDTLLDADSFDEFQADYAREMICAHARVEGIPVGLIANRRGLIKSTGDRPPRFGGIVYRESAEKVAYFIETCNRHRLPLLFVQDVSGFMVGVEAEQSGIIRAGAHFVEAMATATVPKLVLTVNHASGAGYYAMAGQGFDPNFIFSLPTGRMGVMEGESAVMALFSAQLERLKAEGKSPDADLQAEMDAVRATYEAQLDARFAAARGFCDAVLPPEDLRPMLRLALETCLNQPGPHLGPFVLTGNLL; from the coding sequence ATGTCGCTGAAAACCACGATGTCGCAGAATCTGGAACGCCTGACGGCCGAACTGCGGGAACTTGAAGCCCGGCTCCGACTGGGCGGCGGTGAAGCCAAAATCGAGCGCCTCCACGCCCAAGGGAAGCTGACGGCCCGCGAACGCATTGCCGGGTTGCTCGATCCCGGTTCCCCCTTCCTCGAAATAGGCCTGCTCGTGGCCTACGACCGGTATGACGGACAAGCGCCGGCAGCCGGCGTGGTGACGGGTATCGGACGCTGCCACGGACGCGAGATTGTGGTTGTAGCCAATGACCCCACGGTAAAGGCCGGCGCCTGGTTTCCCGAAACCATTACGAAGATGCTACGGGCCCAGGAAGTGGCCATGCGCTGCCGTGTGCCGATTGCCTACCTGGTGGATTCGGCCGGCGTCAACCTGCCCTATCAGGGAGGCGTCTTTCCCGGACAGTATGGCGCGGCCCGGCTGTTTTACTACAACTCGCTGATGCGCCGGCATCTGCGCATACCACAACTGGCTGCCGTGATGGGGCAGTGCATTGCCGGCGGCGCCTATCTGCCAGCGCTGTCGGATGTCATCGTCATGGTTGAAGGCACGAGTTTCATGGGCCTTGGCGGGGTCAACCTCGTGCGCGGAGCGACGGGGCAGACCTCGGACCCGGAAGCGTTAGGCGGTGCGCGGATGCACACGACAGTTTCCGGCGTGGCGCATTACCGCGAGCCGGATGATGCGGCCTGTCTGGCGCGGCTCCGGCGGTTGGTGGCGGAGCTGCCGCCACCGCCGCCCCGTGCCGTTTCGGTTACACCAGCGCGGCCTCCCCGGCGCGACCCACGGGAGGCATATCAAATCCTGCCGGCCGATCACCGGCTTCCCTACGATGTTGAAGCCCTGCTTGACACCCTGCTGGATGCTGATTCCTTCGATGAGTTTCAGGCCGATTACGCCCGTGAAATGATTTGCGCCCACGCGCGGGTCGAAGGCATCCCGGTTGGGTTGATTGCCAACCGGCGGGGCCTCATCAAGTCCACCGGCGACCGGCCACCGCGCTTCGGCGGCATTGTCTATCGGGAAAGCGCCGAGAAGGTGGCCTACTTCATCGAAACCTGCAACCGGCACCGCCTGCCCCTGCTTTTCGTGCAGGATGTGTCGGGCTTTATGGTCGGCGTCGAAGCCGAGCAGTCCGGCATCATCCGCGCCGGCGCTCACTTCGTTGAAGCCATGGCGACGGCCACCGTGCCCAAGCTGGTGCTGACGGTCAACCATGCGTCGGGCGCTGGCTACTACGCCATGGCCGGACAGGGTTTCGACCCGAACTTCATCTTCTCGCTGCCCACCGGACGCATGGGCGTCATGGAAGGTGAATCGGCCGTCATGGCGCTGTTTTCAGCCCAACTGGAACGGCTCAAGGCGGAAGGAAAATCGCCGGACGCCGACTTGCAGGCGGAAATGGATGCCGTTCGGGCCACCTACGAAGCGCAGCTCGATGCCCGGTTTGCGGCAGCGCGTGGTTTCTGCGATGCCGTGCTGCCGCCGGAAGACCTCCGTCCAATGCTCCGGCTGGCGCTTGAAACCTGTCTCAATCAGCCCGGTCCACACCTTGGGCCATTTGTGCTGACGGGAAACCTGCTGTAG
- the folE gene encoding GTP cyclohydrolase I encodes MPKHDEQTKPESNEGMELLTAARALQRMLEALRLTADRDTHLERTAENVAEFWAEFFAPFIADQPPPVVSTFPAAELSGQFIAVGGMSFHSMCAHHLTPFFGAAYVAYVPAALAMGIGAPAKLLEHAARRPQLQERLAMDVATAIERVCHPQGVAVCLIARQMCMEMRGVRADGSVESTVLRGCFQEAPWREQFFNYLSRQATSRGG; translated from the coding sequence ATGCCGAAGCACGACGAGCAAACCAAGCCAGAGAGCAATGAGGGGATGGAACTGCTGACGGCAGCGCGCGCCCTGCAACGCATGCTGGAGGCGCTGCGGCTGACCGCAGACCGTGATACTCATCTGGAGCGCACGGCGGAAAACGTTGCGGAGTTCTGGGCGGAGTTTTTTGCACCCTTCATTGCAGACCAGCCACCGCCGGTGGTTTCAACCTTTCCGGCCGCAGAGCTGTCCGGTCAGTTCATTGCCGTTGGCGGGATGTCGTTCCATTCGATGTGCGCCCACCATCTGACGCCGTTTTTCGGCGCAGCTTACGTGGCTTACGTCCCCGCCGCGCTGGCGATGGGCATTGGCGCGCCGGCCAAACTGCTTGAGCACGCGGCACGCCGGCCGCAGCTTCAGGAACGCCTGGCCATGGATGTCGCTACTGCTATCGAGCGGGTGTGTCATCCCCAAGGCGTGGCCGTCTGCCTGATTGCGCGTCAGATGTGCATGGAAATGCGCGGCGTTCGCGCGGACGGGTCTGTGGAAAGCACCGTCCTGCGGGGATGCTTTCAGGAAGCCCCGTGGCGCGAGCAGTTTTTCAACTATCTTTCCCGCCAGGCAACCAGCCGGGGCGGGTGA
- the asnS gene encoding asparagine--tRNA ligase, with protein sequence MTNHVRIADFAANLGQTVTIRGWLYNARSSGKLLFLEIRDGSGIVQGIVSKNAVSEEVWNRAAALTQESSIIVTGMPREHPKRPGVYELDVHDLTIVQLTQDYPITPKEHGIEFLMDHRHLWLRSKRQHAILRVRHEVVRAVRDFLDNDGFILADTPILTPAACEGTTTLFELDYFDDGKAYLTQSGQLYNEATAAAFGKVYCFGPTFRAEKSKTRRHLTEFWMVEPEVAYATLEDMMVLAERFLSFIVARVLERRREELKLLERDTSKLEAIAAPFPRLPYDEAVRMLHEAHLAGKLEHDFVWGGDFGAPDETYLAQQFDRPVIVHRYPAQVKAFYMEEDPERPELALCMDVLAPEGYGEIIGGGQRMQSYDRLAQRIAEHNLPREAFEWYLDLRRYGTVPHAGFGMGIERCVAWLCGLEHVRETIPFPRMLYRLRP encoded by the coding sequence ATGACGAATCACGTGCGGATTGCTGATTTTGCCGCCAACCTTGGGCAGACCGTCACCATCAGGGGTTGGCTTTACAACGCCCGTTCGAGCGGAAAACTGCTGTTTCTCGAAATCCGGGACGGTTCCGGGATCGTGCAGGGAATAGTTTCCAAAAACGCTGTTTCCGAAGAAGTCTGGAACCGGGCGGCGGCGCTGACCCAGGAATCTTCCATCATCGTCACCGGGATGCCCCGCGAACACCCCAAACGACCCGGTGTGTACGAACTTGACGTACACGACCTCACCATCGTTCAACTGACGCAGGACTACCCCATCACGCCCAAGGAACACGGCATCGAGTTTCTGATGGACCACCGCCACCTGTGGCTGCGCTCCAAACGGCAGCACGCCATCCTGCGCGTCCGGCACGAAGTTGTCCGCGCGGTCCGCGACTTTCTCGACAACGATGGCTTCATTCTGGCCGACACCCCCATCCTGACGCCGGCGGCCTGTGAAGGCACCACGACCCTGTTCGAGCTGGATTACTTCGACGACGGCAAAGCCTACCTGACGCAGTCGGGGCAGCTTTACAACGAAGCCACTGCTGCCGCCTTCGGCAAGGTCTATTGCTTCGGCCCGACGTTTCGGGCCGAAAAGTCCAAGACCCGCCGCCATCTGACAGAGTTCTGGATGGTCGAACCGGAAGTTGCCTACGCAACGCTGGAAGACATGATGGTGCTGGCTGAGCGTTTCCTGAGCTTCATCGTGGCGCGCGTCCTGGAGCGCCGCCGGGAAGAACTCAAGCTGCTCGAACGCGATACAAGCAAGCTGGAAGCCATTGCCGCGCCGTTTCCACGCCTGCCCTACGATGAAGCTGTGCGGATGCTTCACGAGGCGCATCTGGCCGGCAAGCTCGAACACGATTTTGTCTGGGGAGGCGACTTCGGTGCGCCGGATGAGACCTACCTGGCACAGCAGTTTGACCGGCCGGTGATCGTCCACCGCTATCCGGCGCAGGTCAAAGCATTCTACATGGAAGAAGACCCGGAACGCCCGGAACTGGCCCTGTGCATGGACGTGCTCGCCCCGGAGGGCTATGGGGAAATCATCGGCGGCGGCCAGCGCATGCAATCCTACGACCGGCTTGCACAGCGGATCGCCGAGCACAACCTGCCCCGCGAAGCTTTTGAATGGTATCTTGACCTGCGCCGGTACGGCACGGTGCCCCACGCTGGCTTTGGCATGGGCATTGAGCGGTGTGTTGCCTGGTTATGCGGTCTGGAGCACGTCCGCGAAACGATACCTTTCCCGCGCATGCTGTACCGGCTGCGGCCCTGA